In a single window of the Massilia oculi genome:
- a CDS encoding DUF4124 domain-containing protein, with translation MTNIVFHGAVAMFALLLCASAQAQIYRCMDANGRPLYTDTKVGKCQLIDTGYSSPPAASAPIPAPRSSGGSGSASAPAPAAASTPSSFPRVDNVVQRARDDERREILGDELRIEERKLADLRKEFNNGEPERQGNERNYAKYQERVASMRDEISRTERNIEALRREIGNIR, from the coding sequence ATGACAAACATCGTTTTTCACGGCGCCGTGGCCATGTTCGCCCTGCTGTTGTGCGCCTCGGCCCAGGCCCAGATCTACCGCTGTATGGACGCCAACGGCCGCCCGCTGTACACCGACACCAAGGTCGGCAAGTGCCAGCTGATCGATACCGGCTACAGTTCGCCGCCGGCCGCCTCCGCGCCCATCCCGGCCCCGCGTTCGTCCGGCGGATCGGGTTCGGCAAGCGCGCCCGCCCCGGCCGCCGCCAGCACCCCGTCCAGCTTCCCGCGCGTGGACAATGTGGTGCAGCGCGCGCGCGACGACGAGCGGCGCGAGATCCTGGGCGACGAGCTGCGCATCGAGGAACGCAAGCTGGCCGACCTCAGGAAGGAATTCAATAACGGCGAGCCCGAGCGCCAGGGCAACGAACGCAACTACGCCAAGTACCAGGAGCGGGTGGCCTCGATGCGCGACGAGATCAGCCGTACCGAACGCAATATCGAGGCGCTGCGGCGCGAGATCGGCAATATCAGATGA
- a CDS encoding NAD(P)/FAD-dependent oxidoreductase translates to MLRINELKLPLNHPEPALREAILARLGVSGADLVDFSVYKRSYDARKKAAIVLIYSIDAEVRNEAAVLARLKNDQHVMPSPDVDYKFVQVGKPAPGTPRPVVVGTGPCGLFVALVLAQMGLNPIILERGKIVRERTVDTFGFWRKRKLNTESNVQFGEGGAGTFSDGKLYSQIKDPLHHGRKVLTEFVRFGAPEEIMYVSKPHIGTFRLVKMVEQMRAEIIRLGGEIRFETRVDDVLIEESGGVRQVVGVRLASGEEIPTRHLTMAIGHSARDTFQMLYDRGVYIEAKPFSIGFRVEHPQSLIDVCRFGPNAGNKLLGAADYKIVHHASNGRSVYSFCMCPGGTVVAASSEEGRVVTNGMSQYSRAERNANSAIVVGITPDDYPGHPLAGIDFQRELESRAFVLGGGTYDAPGQLMGDFVKGRPSTEFGSVVPSFRPAVHLTDLATSLPDYAIVAMREAFVAFDKQIKGYYKEDAVLTGVETRTSSPIRIKRNNDDLQSLNTRGLFPAGEGAGYAGGIMSAAVDGIRVAEAVATAMAAR, encoded by the coding sequence ATGCTGCGTATTAACGAACTCAAACTCCCCCTGAACCACCCTGAACCCGCCCTGCGCGAGGCCATCCTGGCCCGCCTGGGCGTATCTGGCGCCGACCTGGTCGACTTCAGCGTCTACAAGCGCAGCTACGATGCGCGCAAAAAGGCCGCCATCGTGCTGATCTATTCGATCGATGCCGAGGTGCGCAACGAGGCGGCGGTGCTGGCGCGCCTCAAGAACGACCAGCACGTGATGCCCTCGCCCGACGTCGACTACAAGTTCGTTCAGGTGGGCAAGCCGGCCCCTGGCACCCCGCGTCCGGTCGTGGTCGGCACCGGCCCCTGCGGCCTGTTCGTGGCGCTGGTCCTGGCGCAGATGGGCCTGAACCCGATCATCCTCGAGCGCGGCAAGATCGTGCGCGAGCGCACCGTCGACACCTTCGGCTTCTGGCGCAAGCGCAAGCTCAATACCGAGTCGAACGTGCAGTTCGGCGAAGGCGGCGCCGGCACCTTCTCGGACGGCAAGCTGTACAGCCAGATCAAGGATCCGCTGCACCACGGCCGCAAGGTGCTGACCGAGTTCGTGCGCTTCGGCGCACCGGAAGAGATCATGTACGTCAGCAAGCCGCACATCGGCACCTTCCGCCTGGTCAAGATGGTCGAGCAGATGCGGGCCGAGATCATCCGCCTCGGCGGCGAGATCCGTTTCGAGACGCGCGTCGACGACGTGCTGATCGAGGAAAGCGGCGGCGTGCGCCAGGTGGTCGGCGTGCGCCTCGCCAGCGGCGAAGAGATCCCTACCCGCCACCTGACGATGGCGATCGGCCACAGCGCGCGCGACACCTTCCAGATGCTGTACGACCGCGGCGTGTACATCGAAGCCAAGCCGTTCTCGATCGGCTTCCGGGTCGAGCACCCGCAGTCGCTGATCGACGTCTGCCGCTTCGGCCCCAACGCCGGCAACAAGCTGCTCGGCGCGGCCGACTACAAGATCGTGCACCACGCATCCAATGGGCGCTCGGTCTACAGCTTCTGCATGTGCCCGGGCGGCACCGTGGTTGCCGCATCGAGCGAGGAAGGCCGCGTCGTCACCAACGGCATGAGCCAGTATTCGCGCGCCGAGCGCAACGCCAACAGCGCGATCGTGGTCGGCATCACGCCCGACGACTATCCCGGCCACCCGCTGGCCGGGATCGACTTCCAGCGCGAGCTCGAATCGCGCGCCTTCGTGCTGGGCGGCGGCACCTACGACGCGCCAGGCCAGCTGATGGGCGACTTCGTCAAAGGCAGGCCGTCGACCGAATTCGGTTCGGTGGTCCCCTCGTTCCGTCCGGCCGTCCACCTGACCGATCTGGCGACCTCGCTGCCTGATTATGCGATCGTGGCGATGCGCGAAGCCTTCGTCGCCTTCGACAAGCAGATCAAGGGCTACTACAAGGAAGACGCGGTGCTCACCGGCGTCGAGACCCGCACCTCGTCGCCGATCCGCATCAAGCGCAATAACGACGACCTGCAAAGCCTGAACACGCGCGGCCTGTTCCCGGCCGGCGAAGGCGCCGGCTACGCCGGCGGCATCATGTCGGCCGCGGTGGACGGCATCCGCGTGGCCGAGGCGGTGGCCACAGCGATGGCGGCCAGGTGA
- the glnL gene encoding nitrogen regulation protein NR(II), whose amino-acid sequence MNETPAFDAADPARYAGLDLLASAVLLTGADGEVLYANAAAENLMELSLKSLQRHRLPELFQNGAELAALIGQALAHQYADLRQDLTLQRNNREPLHVNSIVSALGDGTLLIELRENVQQLKLDREERILDQSQANKELIRNLAHEIKNPLGGIRGAAQLLELELPPHHLLELQEYTQVIIKEADRLQTLVDRLLAPHRKPHIVGDVNIHEVCERVRSLILAEFPQGLTIKRDYDASIPEFRGDFEQLIQVVLNIAHNAAQALSSRMAQGDAEIVLRTRVARQVTLAKVRYGLALDLHIIDNGPGIAPDIRDRIFYPLVSGRDGGSGLGLTLAQTFVQQHLGVIECESRPGLTDFRILLPLP is encoded by the coding sequence ATGAACGAGACGCCCGCTTTCGACGCGGCCGATCCGGCGCGCTACGCCGGCCTCGACCTGCTGGCCTCGGCCGTGCTGCTGACCGGCGCCGACGGCGAAGTGCTGTATGCGAACGCCGCCGCCGAGAACCTGATGGAGCTGTCGCTCAAGTCGCTGCAGCGCCATCGCCTGCCCGAACTGTTCCAGAACGGCGCCGAGCTGGCCGCCCTGATCGGCCAGGCGCTGGCCCACCAGTACGCCGACCTGCGCCAGGACCTGACCCTGCAGCGCAACAACCGCGAGCCGCTGCACGTGAACAGCATCGTCAGCGCGCTGGGCGACGGCACCTTGCTGATCGAGCTGCGCGAGAACGTGCAGCAGCTGAAGCTCGACCGCGAGGAGCGCATCCTCGACCAGAGCCAGGCCAACAAGGAACTCATCCGCAACCTGGCGCACGAGATCAAGAACCCGCTGGGCGGCATCCGCGGCGCGGCCCAGTTGCTGGAACTCGAACTGCCGCCGCACCACCTGCTCGAGCTGCAGGAATACACGCAGGTGATCATCAAGGAAGCCGACCGCCTGCAGACCCTGGTCGACCGCCTGCTGGCGCCACACCGCAAACCCCACATCGTGGGCGACGTCAATATCCATGAAGTGTGCGAGCGGGTGCGCAGCCTGATCCTGGCCGAATTCCCGCAAGGGTTGACGATCAAGCGCGACTACGACGCCTCGATTCCGGAATTTCGCGGCGATTTCGAGCAGCTGATCCAGGTGGTGCTGAACATTGCCCACAACGCCGCCCAGGCCCTGTCCAGCCGCATGGCCCAGGGCGATGCCGAGATTGTCCTGCGCACCCGCGTGGCGCGCCAGGTCACCCTGGCCAAGGTCCGTTACGGGCTGGCATTAGACTTGCATATCATCGACAATGGACCGGGCATCGCGCCCGATATCCGCGACCGCATTTTCTATCCGCTCGTATCCGGGCGCGACGGCGGGAGCGGCCTCGGGCTGACGCTGGCGCAAACCTTCGTGCAGCAGCACCTGGGGGTGATCGAGTGCGAAAGCCGGCCTGGACTGACGGATTTCCGTATCCTGCTGCCCCTGCCATAA
- the ntrC gene encoding nitrogen regulation protein NR(I), whose amino-acid sequence MKPIWIVDDDASIRWVLEKALARESLETRSFANAREALTAFETDTPQVLVSDIRMPGESGIDLLQAVKARHPGLPVIIITAFSDLDSAVSSFQGGAFDYLAKPFDIDKAVALIRRALEESLREASVEALPAETPEILGHAPAMQEVFRAIGRLSQSNVTVLITGESGTGKELVARALHKHSPRAAQPFIALNTAAIPKDLLESELFGHERGAFTGAQAMRRGRFEQAEDGTLFLDEIGDMPFDLQTRLLRVLSDGHFYRVGGHQPVKANVRVIAATHQNLEQRVRDGLFREDLYHRLNVIRLRLPSLRERSDDIPILTRHFLVQSAHQLGVEPKRMSEQAMRFLSGLELPGNVRQLENLCNWITVMAPGQTVEIKDLPRDLTQGQAGAQASPVPLADGVVGAGAGGPALGGIGAGGYVMQVAAQAPQSPDGWIDLLELQAAGMLSAGQMDVMDILGRQFESALIRTALKHTHGRKNDAAMRLGIGRNTITRKIVELGIDGAREE is encoded by the coding sequence ATGAAACCAATCTGGATTGTCGACGACGACGCATCGATACGCTGGGTGCTCGAAAAAGCCCTGGCGCGCGAGAGCCTGGAGACCCGCAGCTTCGCCAACGCGCGCGAGGCCCTGACCGCCTTTGAAACCGATACCCCGCAGGTGCTGGTATCGGACATCCGCATGCCGGGCGAATCCGGCATCGACCTGCTGCAGGCCGTCAAGGCCCGCCATCCCGGCCTGCCGGTCATCATCATCACCGCCTTCTCGGACCTCGATTCGGCGGTCTCCTCGTTCCAGGGCGGCGCCTTCGACTACCTGGCCAAGCCCTTCGACATCGACAAGGCGGTGGCGCTGATCCGGCGCGCGCTGGAGGAAAGCCTGCGCGAAGCCAGCGTCGAGGCGCTGCCGGCCGAGACACCCGAGATCCTGGGCCATGCGCCGGCGATGCAGGAAGTCTTTCGCGCCATCGGCCGCCTGTCGCAATCGAATGTGACCGTGTTGATCACGGGCGAGTCGGGGACCGGCAAGGAGCTGGTGGCGCGCGCGCTGCACAAGCACAGCCCGCGCGCGGCGCAGCCCTTCATCGCCCTGAACACCGCCGCGATCCCGAAGGACTTGCTGGAATCCGAACTGTTCGGCCACGAGCGCGGCGCCTTCACCGGCGCCCAGGCCATGCGGCGCGGCCGCTTCGAGCAGGCCGAGGACGGCACCTTGTTCCTCGACGAGATCGGGGACATGCCATTTGACCTGCAGACGCGCCTCTTGCGCGTGCTGTCCGACGGCCACTTCTACCGCGTCGGCGGCCACCAGCCGGTGAAGGCCAATGTGCGCGTGATCGCCGCCACCCACCAGAACCTCGAGCAGCGCGTGCGCGACGGGCTGTTCCGCGAAGACTTGTATCACCGCCTGAACGTGATCCGCCTGCGCCTGCCAAGCTTGCGCGAGCGCAGCGACGACATCCCGATCCTCACGCGCCACTTCCTGGTGCAGAGCGCACACCAATTGGGCGTCGAACCGAAGCGCATGAGCGAGCAGGCGATGCGCTTCCTGTCCGGCCTCGAGTTGCCGGGCAATGTGCGCCAGCTGGAAAACCTGTGCAACTGGATCACCGTGATGGCGCCCGGCCAGACGGTCGAGATCAAGGACCTGCCGCGCGACCTGACCCAGGGCCAGGCCGGCGCACAGGCCAGTCCGGTGCCGCTGGCCGATGGCGTGGTGGGGGCGGGCGCAGGCGGACCGGCGCTGGGCGGCATCGGCGCGGGTGGGTATGTGATGCAGGTCGCGGCGCAGGCGCCGCAATCGCCCGACGGCTGGATCGACCTGCTCGAACTGCAGGCCGCCGGGATGCTCAGCGCGGGGCAGATGGACGTGATGGACATCCTTGGCCGCCAGTTCGAATCGGCCCTGATCAGGACGGCCCTCAAGCATACGCACGGACGCAAGAACGACGCGGCGATGCGGCTCGGGATCGGGCGCAACACCATCACGCGCAAGATCGTGGAACTGGGGATCGACGGCGCGCGCGAAGAATAG
- a CDS encoding EamA family transporter, producing MRGHAATGAQGVAAPALAILGSLVSVNAGAAWAKGLFPAVGSAGVVALRVGLSALILLAIVRPWRFPLRRADLPNLVIYGVMLGAMNLFIYRAFERIPLGIAVAIEVTGPLAVVILSSRHARDFLWVILAGAGLWLLLPVPDASATTAAALDPAGVAYALAAAFCWGMYIVFGKRVSTLDGGQAVSWGLLAACVFVVPFGVTHAGGDLLSPAVLGGGLAVALLSSALPYTLEMKALKRLPRRVFGILVSAGPAVAALAGFLLLGERLTTLQWLAIALVTLACAGAAATAGRR from the coding sequence ATGCGCGGCCACGCCGCCACCGGCGCCCAGGGCGTCGCCGCGCCCGCGCTGGCCATCCTGGGTTCGCTGGTGTCGGTCAATGCCGGCGCCGCATGGGCCAAGGGCCTGTTCCCGGCGGTCGGCAGCGCCGGCGTGGTGGCGCTGCGGGTCGGACTGTCGGCCCTGATCCTGCTGGCCATTGTGCGGCCATGGCGCTTTCCGCTGCGCCGCGCCGACCTGCCCAATCTCGTCATCTACGGCGTGATGCTGGGGGCGATGAACCTGTTCATCTACCGCGCGTTCGAACGCATCCCGCTCGGGATCGCGGTCGCGATCGAAGTCACCGGGCCGCTGGCGGTGGTGATCCTGTCCTCGCGCCATGCGCGCGACTTCCTGTGGGTGATCCTCGCCGGCGCGGGATTGTGGTTGCTGCTGCCGGTGCCTGACGCATCCGCCACGACTGCGGCCGCGCTCGACCCGGCCGGCGTGGCCTATGCGCTGGCGGCGGCGTTCTGCTGGGGGATGTACATCGTGTTCGGCAAGCGGGTGTCGACCCTGGACGGCGGCCAGGCCGTGTCCTGGGGACTGCTGGCGGCCTGCGTGTTCGTGGTGCCGTTCGGCGTGACCCATGCCGGCGGCGACCTGCTCTCGCCCGCGGTGCTGGGCGGCGGCCTGGCGGTGGCGCTGCTGTCGTCGGCCCTGCCCTACACGCTCGAGATGAAGGCCCTCAAGCGTCTGCCGCGGCGCGTGTTCGGGATCCTGGTCAGCGCCGGTCCCGCGGTGGCGGCGCTGGCGGGCTTCCTGCTGCTGGGCGAACGGCTCACGACCTTGCAATGGCTGGCGATCGCCCTGGTGACGCTGGCCTGCGCCGGCGCCGCGGCGACCGCCGGCCGGCGCTGA
- the corA gene encoding magnesium/cobalt transporter CorA — protein MLINCVAYQEGKKLSDIPVEDISEYLKQDDTFVWVALRDPAPADISVMQEEFGLHELAVEDALRGHQRPKLEEYGDSLFVVVQIVELAGDELNVGQLAVFAGENYVLSVRRDANQGFLGVRARAEREPHQLKKGAGFVLYALVDAVVDRYFPVVDMLESELESIEDHIFGMQGKQRANVERLYELKRKAQLLRHAVVPLMDAVGRLYGGRVPGVVLETQDYFRDVHDHLYRIAGRLDAVRDTINTAIQVTLSMVAIEENEVSKKLASYAAIFAVFTAFAGVWGMNFEFMPELKWKWGYPLALLTMVGVCAYLYRRFRKAGWL, from the coding sequence ATGCTGATCAACTGCGTCGCCTACCAGGAAGGCAAGAAACTCTCCGATATCCCGGTCGAGGATATCAGCGAATACCTGAAACAGGACGACACCTTCGTCTGGGTCGCCCTGCGCGACCCGGCCCCCGCCGACATCTCCGTGATGCAGGAAGAATTCGGCCTGCACGAACTGGCGGTGGAAGACGCGCTGCGCGGCCACCAGCGGCCCAAGCTCGAGGAGTACGGCGACTCGCTGTTCGTCGTGGTCCAGATCGTGGAGCTGGCCGGGGACGAACTGAACGTCGGCCAGCTGGCCGTGTTCGCCGGCGAGAACTACGTGCTGTCGGTGCGGCGCGACGCCAACCAGGGTTTCCTGGGCGTGCGCGCGCGCGCCGAGCGCGAGCCGCATCAACTCAAAAAGGGCGCCGGCTTCGTGCTGTACGCCCTGGTCGACGCCGTGGTGGACCGCTACTTCCCGGTGGTCGACATGCTCGAATCCGAGCTTGAATCGATCGAGGACCACATCTTCGGCATGCAGGGCAAGCAGCGCGCCAACGTCGAGCGCCTGTATGAACTCAAGCGCAAGGCGCAGCTACTCCGCCACGCCGTGGTGCCGCTGATGGACGCCGTCGGCCGCCTGTACGGCGGTCGGGTGCCGGGCGTGGTGCTCGAGACCCAGGATTACTTCCGCGACGTGCACGACCACCTGTACCGCATCGCCGGCCGCCTGGACGCGGTGCGCGACACGATCAACACCGCGATCCAGGTGACCCTGTCGATGGTGGCGATCGAGGAGAACGAAGTCAGCAAGAAGCTGGCCTCGTACGCCGCGATCTTCGCGGTGTTCACGGCGTTTGCCGGGGTGTGGGGCATGAACTTCGAGTTCATGCCGGAGCTGAAGTGGAAGTGGGGTTATCCGCTGGCGCTTCTCACCATGGTGGGCGTGTGCGCCTACCTGTACCGCCGGTTCAGGAAGGCCGGCTGGTTGTGA
- a CDS encoding TonB-dependent receptor: MLKKTVLVHALSIAFGGAALGLAVMSPAMAQSNASGSVFGTVTPGSNVQILIENPDIGIRRTLTPDAQGRFVASSLPSGVYRVTQVRDGANVATVDVETGIGRNGEAIFAAAPAAGGGAVVQVTGRRATIDTSSAGSSATFNARELASLPIGRNVESIIQLAPNTTTADTRFAGGASFGGGAASENSYYINGFPVTNPLTGLGAAQLPFGAIAEAQVLTGGFGAEFGRSIGGVVNIVTKSGTNTWEAGGLVTWEPKSLRATPYDIYYGRTGTPNNAATDGTLRLARAENTVDRKVYGAYVGGPIIKDKLFFFAAAEKHDTEEGLVNGFRVATNNGAVGWRDRDTKVERYMAKLDWNITDNHRIEFTTMGDTPEVTRADSGFDYATRTRTGVVSSTQRLVNVDNNGAKLNTLRYVGNLTDDLTVTALYGRAKSSHENYFTGYNPDLFQISSTVDARAPGLSYANPQNISGNILAPGSEDIVDSGRFDVEWRLGQHTLRGGFDQTKVESVAAGDFLAGGGRWTYYRATNPTAPIEGPSGVLIPSPASTGGALASQGYYVTRDQFSTVTNSFGEQSAWYLEDRFQATPNLLLTLGVRSESFKNQNDSKTTFLEMKNQIQPRLAAVWDVNGDASLKVYGTLGRYSVPIPTHISVRGAGRSTFTNQYFTYTGTDANGAPTGLVQLSEPLSNNNEYGQDKVVETLAARDMDPQYQDELTLGFEKAFSPSLNFGAKGIYRKMRSTIDDFCDVRPFERFAEANGIAITNPLWGNTCQTFNPGEDNEFLVDFSGDSSRLTPVNLTAADQGFDKPKRTYKSIETFLEHPFRNGWYAKASYTWSSNKGNTEGQVRSDNGQADVAVTSSWDYPELMEGAYGYLPNHRKHQLKAFGFYEVTPEVVVGANVLIASGRPRSCIGSAANPGDSPNYANQTFYCGGLTRSQNVLTPRGTVGNLPWEHRYDLNVAYKPNFVKGLQFRVDVFNVFNSQVVRNVTEAYNNGANVSGLYQTPLSLTSPRYARFSLMYDRKF; encoded by the coding sequence ATGTTGAAAAAAACCGTATTGGTCCACGCACTGAGCATCGCCTTCGGCGGCGCCGCGCTGGGCCTGGCTGTGATGTCGCCGGCAATGGCGCAGTCGAATGCTTCCGGTAGCGTGTTCGGCACCGTCACCCCTGGCAGCAATGTCCAGATCCTGATCGAAAACCCGGACATCGGCATCCGCCGTACCCTGACCCCGGACGCGCAGGGCCGCTTCGTGGCCAGCTCGCTGCCGAGCGGCGTGTACCGCGTGACGCAGGTGCGCGACGGCGCCAATGTGGCGACGGTCGACGTCGAAACCGGCATCGGCCGCAACGGCGAGGCGATCTTCGCCGCTGCCCCGGCCGCTGGCGGCGGCGCCGTCGTGCAGGTGACCGGCCGCCGCGCCACCATCGACACCAGCAGCGCCGGCAGCAGCGCCACCTTCAACGCACGCGAACTGGCCTCGCTGCCGATCGGCCGCAACGTCGAATCGATCATCCAGCTGGCCCCGAACACCACCACGGCCGACACCCGCTTCGCCGGCGGCGCCTCGTTCGGCGGCGGCGCGGCCTCCGAGAACTCGTACTACATCAACGGCTTCCCTGTCACCAATCCGCTGACCGGCCTGGGCGCGGCCCAGCTGCCATTCGGCGCGATCGCCGAGGCGCAGGTGCTTACCGGCGGCTTCGGCGCCGAGTTCGGCCGCTCGATCGGCGGCGTGGTCAACATCGTCACCAAGAGCGGCACCAATACCTGGGAAGCGGGCGGCCTGGTGACCTGGGAACCGAAATCGCTGCGCGCGACGCCATACGACATCTACTATGGCCGCACCGGCACCCCGAACAACGCCGCGACCGACGGCACGCTGCGCCTGGCGCGCGCCGAAAACACCGTCGACCGCAAGGTGTACGGCGCCTACGTCGGCGGCCCGATCATCAAGGACAAGCTGTTCTTCTTCGCCGCGGCTGAAAAGCACGATACCGAAGAAGGCCTGGTCAATGGCTTCCGCGTCGCCACCAATAACGGCGCCGTCGGCTGGCGCGACCGCGACACCAAGGTCGAGCGCTACATGGCCAAGCTCGACTGGAATATCACCGACAACCACCGCATCGAATTCACCACGATGGGCGACACGCCCGAGGTGACCCGGGCCGACAGCGGCTTCGACTACGCGACCCGCACCCGCACCGGCGTCGTCTCCTCGACCCAGCGCCTGGTCAACGTCGACAACAACGGCGCCAAGCTCAACACCCTGCGCTATGTCGGCAACCTGACCGACGACCTGACCGTCACCGCGCTGTATGGCCGTGCGAAGTCGTCGCACGAGAACTACTTCACCGGCTACAACCCGGACCTGTTCCAGATCTCGTCGACGGTCGACGCGCGCGCGCCGGGCCTGAGCTATGCGAATCCGCAAAACATCAGCGGCAACATCCTGGCCCCGGGTTCGGAAGACATCGTCGACTCGGGTCGCTTCGACGTCGAATGGCGCCTCGGCCAGCACACGCTGCGCGGCGGCTTCGACCAGACCAAGGTCGAGTCGGTCGCGGCGGGCGACTTCCTTGCCGGCGGCGGCCGCTGGACCTATTACCGCGCGACCAATCCGACCGCGCCGATCGAAGGCCCGAGCGGCGTGCTGATCCCGTCGCCGGCCAGCACTGGCGGCGCGCTGGCCAGCCAGGGTTACTATGTGACCCGCGACCAGTTCTCGACCGTCACCAATTCGTTCGGCGAACAAAGCGCCTGGTACCTCGAGGACCGCTTCCAGGCGACCCCGAACCTGCTGCTGACCCTGGGCGTGCGCAGCGAGTCGTTCAAGAATCAGAACGACTCCAAGACCACTTTCCTGGAGATGAAGAACCAGATCCAGCCGCGCCTGGCCGCGGTGTGGGACGTCAACGGCGACGCCAGCCTGAAGGTGTACGGCACCCTGGGCCGCTACTCGGTCCCGATCCCGACCCACATCTCGGTGCGCGGCGCCGGCCGTTCGACCTTCACCAACCAGTATTTCACCTATACAGGCACCGACGCCAACGGCGCGCCGACCGGCCTGGTGCAGCTGAGCGAGCCGCTGTCGAACAACAACGAGTATGGCCAGGACAAGGTCGTCGAGACCCTGGCCGCGCGCGACATGGATCCGCAATACCAGGACGAGCTCACCCTCGGCTTCGAGAAGGCCTTCTCGCCGTCGCTGAACTTCGGCGCCAAGGGTATCTACCGCAAGATGCGCTCGACCATCGACGACTTCTGCGACGTGCGTCCGTTCGAGCGCTTCGCCGAGGCCAACGGCATCGCGATCACCAACCCGCTGTGGGGAAACACCTGCCAGACCTTCAACCCGGGTGAAGACAACGAGTTCCTGGTCGACTTCTCGGGCGACTCGTCGCGCCTGACCCCAGTGAACCTGACCGCGGCCGACCAGGGCTTCGACAAGCCGAAGCGTACCTACAAGTCGATCGAGACCTTCCTCGAGCATCCGTTCCGCAACGGCTGGTACGCCAAGGCCAGCTATACCTGGTCGAGCAACAAGGGCAATACCGAAGGCCAGGTGCGTTCGGACAACGGCCAGGCCGACGTCGCCGTCACCTCGTCGTGGGACTATCCGGAGCTGATGGAAGGCGCGTACGGCTACCTGCCGAACCACCGCAAGCACCAGCTCAAGGCATTCGGTTTCTATGAAGTCACCCCGGAAGTCGTCGTCGGCGCCAACGTGCTGATCGCATCGGGCCGTCCGCGCAGCTGCATCGGCAGCGCCGCCAATCCGGGCGACTCGCCGAACTACGCGAACCAGACCTTCTACTGCGGCGGCCTGACCCGTTCGCAGAACGTGCTGACCCCGCGCGGCACGGTGGGCAACCTGCCGTGGGAACACCGCTACGACCTGAACGTGGCCTACAAGCCCAACTTCGTCAAGGGCCTGCAGTTCCGCGTCGACGTGTTCAACGTGTTCAACAGCCAGGTCGTGCGCAACGTGACCGAGGCCTACAACAATGGCGCCAACGTCAGCGGCCTGTACCAGACCCCGCTGTCGCTGACCTCGCCACGTTATGCACGCTTCTCGCTGATGTACGATCGCAAGTTCTGA